One Gimesia aquarii DNA segment encodes these proteins:
- a CDS encoding FliH/SctL family protein: MGSKIAYNFNDIEKRCEEYILNVRNQTRQMIIDAHQEAEQIKQEAFLAGKQQGLEEAQHEVEASIQSRSEEIASRSVEERLGTIYPAMQAAVEGLQNEQVNWRKTWDAMAVDICLCIAEKLIRHELKSHPESVNVMMSEALKLASGTQHIRFHMNPSDVAQLGEGTKAFITNLTGCQSCEVIEDESISSGGCFIETQHGTIDATIEAQLERISQELIIQN; this comes from the coding sequence TTGGGTTCGAAAATTGCTTATAATTTTAATGACATTGAAAAACGTTGTGAAGAGTATATTCTAAATGTACGTAATCAGACACGTCAGATGATTATCGATGCGCATCAAGAAGCGGAACAGATTAAACAAGAGGCATTTCTTGCAGGTAAACAACAAGGTCTTGAGGAAGCTCAACATGAAGTGGAAGCATCAATTCAATCCCGATCTGAAGAGATAGCCAGCCGGAGTGTTGAGGAGAGGCTGGGGACGATTTATCCTGCAATGCAGGCCGCTGTTGAGGGGCTACAGAATGAGCAGGTAAACTGGCGTAAAACATGGGACGCTATGGCTGTTGATATTTGCCTTTGCATTGCCGAAAAACTTATTCGCCACGAACTCAAGTCCCATCCCGAATCTGTGAATGTAATGATGAGTGAGGCTCTCAAGCTGGCATCAGGTACGCAGCATATCAGATTTCATATGAATCCTTCTGATGTTGCTCAACTTGGGGAGGGTACGAAAGCATTTATTACCAATCTTACTGGATGTCAGTCCTGTGAAGTGATTGAGGATGAATCGATTTCTTCTGGGGGGTGTTTTATTGAGACACAACATGGAACCATTGATGCTACCATTGAAGCTCAATTGGAGAGGATTTCTCAAGAGTTAATTATCCAAAATTAG